The following proteins are encoded in a genomic region of Pseudomonas sp. Os17:
- a CDS encoding HEAT repeat domain-containing protein, whose product MISKWLFSGALFFEVGSWASLTAQLPDLQVALLYAMSHAIACALLTAAVWLLLPARYRRPLPWSPLFIFSLAFFVPLLGSVGVIAAIFPALYLPRKREVQMWQAVGIPDLPFRAQTQLHSPTFGDSGLQDVLRHAPDPDQRLAALLATRRMPGKEAVPILKLALGDPSDDVRLLAYSMLDKQETDINQRIQASLAQLPGAAPKKAGALHATLARWYWELAYLGLAQGSVQQHVLGQAGEHAELALQAGEGGELLLLAGRIALERGDIGKARLHMHQAQEAGMDPGKVLPFQAEIAFESGNYAEIPGLLKSLPPQMQQRPPFAGLVRTWT is encoded by the coding sequence ATGATCAGCAAGTGGCTGTTTAGCGGAGCGCTGTTTTTCGAGGTCGGGAGCTGGGCCAGCCTGACGGCGCAGTTGCCCGACCTGCAGGTCGCGCTGCTGTATGCAATGAGTCACGCCATCGCCTGCGCGCTGCTCACCGCGGCGGTCTGGCTGCTGCTGCCGGCGCGTTATCGGCGGCCGTTGCCCTGGAGCCCGCTGTTCATTTTCAGCCTGGCGTTCTTTGTTCCGCTGCTGGGTTCGGTCGGGGTGATCGCGGCGATCTTTCCGGCGTTGTACCTGCCGCGCAAGCGCGAGGTGCAGATGTGGCAGGCGGTGGGCATTCCCGACCTGCCGTTTCGCGCCCAGACCCAATTGCATTCGCCGACCTTCGGCGACAGCGGCTTGCAGGATGTGCTGCGCCACGCCCCGGACCCCGACCAGCGCCTGGCGGCGTTGCTCGCCACCCGCAGGATGCCGGGCAAGGAAGCGGTGCCGATTCTCAAGCTGGCCCTGGGCGACCCCAGCGACGATGTGCGCCTGCTGGCGTATTCGATGCTCGACAAACAGGAAACCGACATCAACCAGCGGATCCAGGCGTCGCTTGCGCAGTTGCCCGGTGCGGCGCCGAAGAAGGCCGGCGCCTTGCACGCGACCCTGGCGCGCTGGTACTGGGAGCTGGCTTACCTGGGGCTGGCCCAGGGCAGCGTGCAGCAGCACGTGCTGGGCCAGGCCGGTGAACATGCCGAACTGGCGCTGCAGGCGGGCGAGGGCGGCGAACTGCTGTTGCTGGCCGGACGCATCGCCCTTGAACGCGGCGATATCGGCAAGGCCCGGCTGCACATGCACCAGGCCCAGGAGGCGGGCATGGACCCGGGCAAGGTCTTGCCGTTCCAGGCCGAGATCGCCTTTGAAAGTGGCAACTATGCCGAGATTCCCGGGCTGTTGAAGAGCCTGCCGCCGCAAATGCAGCAACGTCCGCCCTTTGCCGGGCTGGTAAGGACCTGGACATGA
- the pelF gene encoding GT4 family glycosyltransferase PelF has translation MKSAVDPTPIADVCLLLEGTWPYVRGGVSSWIHQMILGLPQLTFSVLFIGGQREAYGQRRYEIPANVVHIEEVYLEEAWRNPRHKRVAHSASLEELSNLYRYLHNPEKPPAELGIRVLDSLAQARITLDDVLYSRPSWEALTEGYEQHCADPSFVNYFWTLRTMQSPLLMLAAAARRMPRARVLHSISTGYAGLVGCLLKQLWGCQFLLSEHGIYTKERKIDLAQASWIAESSNQALNDSMDSGSGYIRMLWVRFFERIGHLVYESADQIIALYDGNRQRQIKDGAPPERTQVIPNGINLQLWTQALESRAAGIAPVVGLIGRVVPIKDVKTFLRAMRGVVSVMPQVEGWIVGPEEEDPEYVAECRSLVASLGLEQKVLFLGFQKIQDILPQLGLMVLTSISEAQPLVILEAWAAGTPVVSSDVGSCRELIEGGAAADRDLGLAGEVVAIADPQATSQAIIDLLRSPERWQSAQAAGLARVHRYYSETLMIERYRTLYDNAMGATHKEAG, from the coding sequence ATGAAAAGCGCCGTCGACCCGACCCCCATTGCCGATGTCTGCCTGCTCCTCGAAGGCACCTGGCCCTATGTGCGCGGTGGCGTCTCCAGCTGGATCCACCAGATGATCCTCGGCCTGCCGCAGTTGACCTTTTCCGTGCTGTTCATCGGGGGCCAGCGTGAAGCCTATGGCCAGCGCCGCTATGAGATTCCGGCCAACGTGGTGCACATCGAGGAGGTCTACCTGGAGGAGGCGTGGCGCAACCCCAGGCACAAGCGCGTGGCCCACAGCGCCTCGCTGGAAGAGCTGAGCAACCTTTACCGGTACCTGCACAACCCGGAGAAACCGCCCGCCGAGCTGGGTATCCGCGTGCTCGATTCCCTGGCCCAGGCGCGGATCACCCTGGACGACGTGCTCTACAGCCGCCCCAGCTGGGAGGCGCTGACCGAAGGCTACGAGCAGCATTGCGCCGATCCGTCCTTCGTCAATTACTTCTGGACCCTGCGCACCATGCAGTCGCCGCTGCTGATGCTGGCCGCCGCGGCCCGGCGCATGCCGCGGGCCCGGGTCCTGCACTCGATTTCCACCGGCTACGCCGGGCTGGTGGGCTGCCTGCTCAAGCAGCTGTGGGGCTGCCAGTTCCTGCTCAGCGAGCACGGCATCTACACCAAGGAACGCAAGATCGACCTGGCCCAGGCCAGCTGGATCGCCGAAAGCAGCAACCAGGCGCTCAACGACAGCATGGACAGCGGTTCGGGCTATATCCGCATGCTCTGGGTGCGCTTTTTCGAGCGCATCGGTCATCTGGTCTACGAGAGCGCCGACCAGATCATTGCCCTGTACGACGGCAATCGCCAACGGCAGATCAAGGACGGCGCGCCGCCGGAGCGCACCCAGGTGATTCCCAACGGCATCAACCTGCAGCTCTGGACCCAGGCCCTTGAGTCCCGTGCCGCCGGCATCGCGCCGGTGGTCGGGCTGATCGGCCGGGTGGTGCCGATCAAGGACGTGAAGACCTTCCTGCGGGCCATGCGCGGCGTGGTCAGCGTCATGCCCCAGGTGGAGGGCTGGATCGTCGGCCCGGAAGAGGAGGACCCGGAGTACGTCGCCGAGTGTCGCAGCCTGGTGGCCAGTCTCGGCCTGGAACAGAAGGTGCTGTTCCTCGGCTTCCAGAAAATCCAGGACATCCTGCCGCAACTGGGCCTGATGGTCCTGACCTCCATCAGCGAGGCCCAGCCGCTGGTGATTCTCGAAGCCTGGGCCGCCGGCACGCCGGTGGTCAGCAGCGACGTCGGCTCCTGCCGGGAGCTGATCGAGGGCGGCGCAGCGGCCGACCGCGATCTGGGACTGGCCGGGGAGGTGGTGGCGATCGCCGATCCCCAGGCCACGTCCCAGGCGATCATCGATCTGCTGCGCAGCCCCGAACGCTGGCAGTCGGCCCAGGCCGCCGGCCTGGCACGGGTGCACCGCTACTACAGCGAAACCCTGATGATCGAGCGCTATCGCACGCTGTATGACAACGCCATGGGCGCCACACACAAGGAGGCTGGGTAA